The nucleotide sequence GATGCATTGACCATTCCGGCTGCGGGTGGTGTTGACTCAACTGCTGTGATCATGGGTGACTTTTCCAACGGAAATGACGGTATCCTTCTTAAAGATAAAAAGAGCCTGGCTGATATCAAAGGGCAGAAGGTGAACCTCGTTGAGCTTTCGGTATCACACTATCTTCTTGCACGTGCACTTGAATCAGTGAACATGAGTGAAAAAGATATTACGGTTGTAAACACATCAGATGCTGATATGGTATCTGCATGGAGTTCTGATGAGGTGACAGCAATGACAACATGGAACCCACAGCTCAGTGAGATCACGGCAAACAATACAAATGCCAATCTTGTTTATGATTCAAGCAAGATCCCGGGCGAGATCATCGATATGCTTGTGATCAACACTGAAACACTCAAAGACAATCCAAAATTGGCAAAAGCATTGACAGGTGCATGGTTTGAAGTGATGGCATTGATGAAAAAAGGGGATGAAAAAGCCTTGACATTCATGGCAGAAGCGTCTGGTACGGATCTTGCTGGTTACAAAAGCCAGCTTGATTCTACAATGATGTTCTATGATGCAAGTGATGCCGTTAAATTTGCTGACAGTCCAGACCTTCCAGAAACGATGAAAAAAGTGAGTGAGTTCTCTTTTGATCACGGTATTCTCGGAGAAGGTGCACCAAATGCTGAATTCATCGGTATGGAGTTCCCAGGTGGGAAAACTTTCGGTGATACAAAAAACACCAAGCTACGTTTTACAGACACCTATGTGAAAATGGCTGCGGAAGGGAAACTGTAAGGTACTCCTATGAAACGATTTATGAACCTTCGACCATCCAGAGGAGCAACGCTCTTCTTGGGATTATTACCATTTATTATTGTCGCGGTGTTCTATCTCGTGGCATCAGATATGCGTCTTACGGAAAATCCGAATGACAAGCTTTTACCATCCATGGCAAGCTTTTCAGAAGCCATTGACCGTATGGCCTTTACACCAAGTAAACGAACAGGTGAAATACTCTTCATTGGAGATACAGTATCTTCACTTGAACGATTGGGACTCGGGGTCCTCATAAGTGCTGTATTGGCAATGCTTATCGGCATCCCTCTAGGGTTTATTCCTTTTCTGAGGGCAGGTTTGTCGCCTTTTGTGGCAGCCTTTTCCATGGTGCCGCCAATGGCGGTCCTGCCTATTTTGTTCATTGTTTTTGGTATGGGTGAGCTGGCGAAGGTTGCACTGATCGTCATCGGTGTGACACCACTGCTTGTCCGTGACATGCAGCAGCGTGTCTCTGAGATACCGGTCGAACAGCTTATTAAAGCACAGACTCTTGGAGGATCAAGCTGGACGATCGTGATGCGTGTTGTCTTACCGCAGGTCTTTCCTAGGCTGCTTGATGCAGTGCGTATCACACTGGGTACGGCATGGATCTTTCTTATTTCAGCAGAAGCGATCGCAGCGACCGAAGGTTTAGGGTACCGTATCTTTCTGGTGCGCCGTTATATGTCAATGGATGTGATCCTGCCTTATGTGGCATGGATCACATTTCTTGCCTTCTTGTTTGACTTTATGTTAAAGAAGCTGACCTATAAACTATTTCCATGGTATACGGCCGGAAAGGAGGGATCATGAGTCTGATTCATATTAAAAACCTTTGGAAAAAATATGATGACAATGTTGTACTTGAGAGAATAACCCTCGATATTAAAGAGGGAGAGTTCTGTACACTGGTCGGTCCTTCAGGATGCGGGAAGAGTACATTCTTAAAAATGCTCTTAGGACAGGAGACACCCACAAGCGGTACATTCCTGCTTGATGGTAAACCTTTTCCTGATGAGCCGGGAATAGAACGTGGAATCGTTTTTCAGCGTTACTCAGTTTTCCCTCATTTAACTGTGTTGGGAAATGTCATGATGGCCATGGAGCTCAAAGCATCAAAATTCTTTGGGAAATTCTTTGGCACAAAACGTAAAGAAGCTAAAGAGAGTGCCATGGATATGCTTAGGTCAGTCGGCCTTGGCGATGCGGCAGATAAATACCCCAGCGAACTCTCCGGAGGTATGCAGCAGCGTCTCTCCATTGCACAGTCTTTGGTCAATAAACCAAAGATACTTCTGCTGGATGAACCGTTTGGTGCATTGGACCCGGGGATTCGTGCCGATATGCATGCACTCATTTTGGACCTATGGGAAAAGAACAATCTCACGATCGTGATGGTGACCCATGACCTCAAGGAGAGTTTTTACCTTGGTACACGTCTGCTTGTCTTTGACAAGGTACGTTATGAACCGCAGGCACCCAACATGTACGGGGCGTTGATCACGTATGACATACCTGTAGGTGATACAAGGGAAACGGTCTTAAAAGAAGTAGAAAAATCTATAAATGAATAAAGGAACAACAATAATGATAACAACACATAAAGATTTAAAACCTGAAAGTATCCTTCTTGATGAAGTACTTCCGGGAGGCGGCAGATGGTCAAAGATCATCAAACGCGGTGACAAGCTGCGCATTACCACAAAAGATGGCTTAGGTTCTCTTTCGGCCATGTTCTACAATGCAGATAACACTGCAGAACGTTTTAACTCCGCAGACACGGTTAAACTTCAACATAATGCTTATTTTGGCAAAGGAAGAGTGCTTTATTCGGAATTGGGCCGCGTGCTTTTTTCGATCACAGATGAGACAACCGGAGGGCTTTTTGATGCCATTGCAGGGATCAGCAACCCGCGTATTGTCAAAGAGCGTTTCGGTGAGGGAGACTTTGAACATATCCGTAACCGTTATTATAAAAGCGACCGTGAAAACTTTTTGGTCGAACTGGGCAAATACGGTATGGGTAAACGTGACATGATCCCTGCGATCAACTTCTTTAGAAAAGTCGATGTCAAAGAGGGGAGTAAACTTGAACTTTCACCCCAACGTGCCGAACCAGGAAGTTATATCGAACTGCGTGCAGAGATGAATGTACTTTTGGTACTCTCAAACACACCGCATGTGATGGAAGAGGGTGAATACAACCCAAGTGATGTTCAGCTGACCCTCCACAAGGCAGATCCTGTCACCGAGGATGACCTATGTATGAACTTTACCCCACAATCCCAGCGTGCTTTCATAAACAATGCACGCTATTTTGCCTAAGGAGAGAATGATGAGCAAAGATATTAAAAACGCAGTATACAATGAAAAGGTCGCAGCAGGTGTACCTTGGAGCCATGTGGTCAAAAAAGGGCAAACCCTTCGTATCATAGACCTTGAAGGGTGTCAGGCAGTTGATACACTTTTTTACAATGCCAATGACCATGAAGAGCGTTACTCGGCCAATGACACAGTCAGAGAACAAGGGAGCATCTTTGTGACAACCGGTACAAAACTCATCTCCACCGATGATAATGTGATGATGGAAATTACTGCAGATACCTGTGGTAACCATGACACACTGGGCGGTCACTGTAGTGCTGAAAGTAATACGGTACGTTATGCACATGATACAAAATATATGCACAGCTGCCGTGACAATTATCTGTTTGAGATCGGTGAGTTGGAGATGGATCCTCGTGACCTTACCAATAACATCAACTTTTTTATGAATGTACCTATCGAAGAGGACGGATACTTGATTATCGTAGATGGTATCTCTAAACCGGGTGCCTATGTGGATATGAAGGCAGAGATGGATACTTTGGTACTTGTATCGAACTGTCCGCAGCTCAACAATCCATGTAATGCATTTAATCCGACACCGATTCAGATGGTGATCTGGGAAGACTAAGAGATCATGGAAAAGATAAGCAACCTCTTTCGTTCTGACGATGCACTTGTACCGAATATAGTAGCGTGGACATATATACTTGGAACTTATCTATTTGGTTTTAGTGCGCTACTGGCAGACTCTATTCTCTATAATATTTTAGGGATCGTTTTTCTTGCCCACAGCATGGTCATCGCTGCTTATTTTATTCATGAGTGTGCACATGACTCTCTTTTTAAGAAAAGTCATCACAATCATATTTTTGGTGAAATTCTTCTTTGGATCACAGGTGCTTCATACAGTGATTATGAGGCGATCAAGCATAAGCACGTACGTCATCATATGGATCGTGCAGATATTGTCTCTTTTGATTTTAGAGAAAGACTGCTCCAGTATCCCAAAACATTAAAGATCATACAGGCCTTGGAATATTTTTATATTCCTGCCTTAGAGCTCATGATGCATGCATTGGTGATCATTTTGCCTTTTGTCAAAAAGTCACGCAAGCATCTGCGTTCCCGTATTATCACGGTATTAGTGCTGCGTATCGCGTTTTTTGCTGCATTGGCGAGCATCTCTCCAAAGGTTTTACTGCTGTACCCTATCGCATATATGATATTTTTAACCATCATGCGTTTTATGGATGTGCATCAGCACACCTATGACCTGTATGAGACACTCGATCAGCCAAGCGGTGATGAAGTCAAACAGTATGACAGTGCATTTGAAAAACGCAATACTTTTTCAAATGTGTTTTCACTGAAATATCCGTGGTTAAACCTTTTGGTACTGAACTTTTCATATCACAATGTACACCACGACAAACAGATGCAGCCCTGGTATCGATTGCCAAAGCTCCATAAAAAGCTCTATGGCAAGGATGAGACACAGGTTCTCTCCTTTGTCAATTTGCTTAAAAGTTATCATCGTTACCGTGTACAACGGGTGATCAACTCGGACGCAACAAATATCGACGTACATAAAGGCAGAGACTTTATCGGCGTTGATGGTGTCTCATTTTTGACGGCACATTAAGGAGATAAGATGACACAAGTAAAAAAATTCTGGCCGATCCTGACAGGAACACACCGTTACGAGAAGACACTCTCGACACGTGGTCACGGTAAAGGGGTTATCATAGATGCACCTATCTTGGCTTATCTTATAGAGACGGCCAATGGACGTATCCTTTATGATGTAGGTTGTGATTACAACAAGATCGTTGATGAAGTGAAGCGCAAGCACTTCTACGAACATGAAGGGTTCCCATTCGGTCCTCCTCAGATGACCGAAGAGCAGCGTCTTCCCAACCGTCTGGCTGAGCTTGGACTTAGAACAGAAGATGTGGATGTCGTCTTTTGCGGCCATCTCCACTTTGACCATGCCGGGGGTATCTGTGAATTCTGCAATGCCGAGGTCCATGTGCATGAAAAGGAGCTCGAAGCGGCCCGAGAGCCGGCGGACGAGGCCTATTTCGCCGAGGATTTGGATTGCCCGATCAACTGGCGCATTTATAAAGGAGAGTATGACCTTGTCCCCGGTGTCCGTGCCATCGAGACACCTGGCCATACAGCAGGGCACATGTCGATGATGATCGAACTGCCCAAAGGAAAACCGATCCTGCTTGCAGGTGATGCTGCAGACCTGAGCGAAAATCTTGAAAAAGAGATCGCTCCGGGACTCTGTTGGCAGGATAACGAAGCCATGGCGATCGAGAGTATTCGTAAGCTTAAAGAGCTTGCATATCGTTCAGGGGCAGAGATCTGGCCCAATCATGATATGAAGTATTTTGAATCTAAAAACTGTTTCCCGCAGTTTTTTTCCTAAGGTATGAAAGAACCACCTCTTTCCGTTTCATAAGACGACTTATGAAATGTAAACGATCGGGACGGCCCGTAAACTTAACTCTAAGGACATAAAATGTTTACTAAAATATTAATCGCCAATCGTGGTGAGATCGCTTGTCGTGTCATACGTACACTTAAGAAGATGGGCATTCGATCCGTTGTTGTGTATACTGCTGCAGATGCAGACTCTTTACATGTCAGTATGGCGGATGAATCTTATTATATCGGTCATGGGATTGCCAGTGAAAGTTATCTTGATAGTAAAAAGATTCTTGATATTGCCAAAGAGAGTGGTGCTCAAGCCATTCACCCCGGTTATGGTTTTTTAAGTGAAAATGCAGCGTTTGCGAATGCATGTGAAACGGAAGGTATCGCTTTTATCGGACCGCGTACAGAGCATATGCAAAAATTTGGCCTTAAACATACAGCACGCCAATTGGCAGAAGAGAACAGTGTGCCACTCCTTCCGGGATCTTCGATCTTAACTGATCTGGAAGAGGCGAAGAGAGAGGCGAAACGTATCGTGTATCCTGTCATGTTAAAAAGTACTGCCGGGGGCGGTGGTATCGGTATGCAGCTGTGCTATGATGAAGAAGAACTTTGTGATGCCTATGAATCAGTGAAGCGTTTAAGTGAAAACAACTTCTCTGATGGCGGTATGTTTCTGGAAAAATATGTTGCTTCAGCACGTCACATCGAAGTACAGGTCTTTGGAGACGGAAAAGGATTTGTTGCGACCTTAGGTGACAGAGATTGTTCGGTCCAACGCCGTAATCAAAAAGTGATCGAGGAGACACCGGCCCCTGGTCTTACGGATGAGACAAGAGAAGCACTCTATGAAGCAGCAAAAAAATTGACAGCATCTGTTTCTTATCTTTCTGCAGGGACAGTGGAGTTTGTGTATGATACAACTACCAATGCATTTTATTTCCTTGAAGTGAACACACGTCTTCAAGTAGAACACGGGATCACAGAGGAAGTGACAGGGGTTGACCTGGTAGAGTGGATGATACGTCAGGCTTACGGTGAAAACCCGGCACTTTATGCGTATGCGCATGCACCAAAGGGACACGCTATACAAGTGCGTGTATATGCGGAAGATCCAGCTAAGAATTTTCAGCCCAGTTCAGGTGTATTAACCCATGTAAAATTTGCCGATGACATACGATGTGATACTTTTATTGAAACAGGGCTTGAAGTGTCTGCTTTTTATGATCCGATGATAGCCAAGCTTGTGATCAAAGCGGACAACAGGGTAGAAGCGTTAGCAAAGATCGTAAAAGCGATTGATGAAACCTCTATAGACGGGATCGAAACGAACCTGAGATATCTAGGGGCGATTGTCAAATCGGATGTCTTTAAAAAAGGTGAACAGACAACAAAATACCTTAACAGTTTTGAATATCAACCAAAGAGTATAGATGTTTTACGTCCGGGAACACAAACAAGCATACAGGATTTTCCCGGACGTACAGGCTACTGGGATATCGGTGTACCGCCTTCAGGTCCTTTTGATAATTTCAGTTTTCGTTATGCCAACCGTATCGTAGGGAATGATGCGGCAGCCTCAGGTCTGGAGATCGCTATTGCAGGTCCGACACTGCGTTTTAACGCAGATACGACCATAGCCTTGTGCGGAGCGCAGATCGATGCATTCCTAGATGGTGAAGAGATCGGGATGAATGAGGCAGTCCATGTAAAAGCCGGTAGTACACTCAAGCTGAAAAAAGTGCACAGTCAAGGATTTAGAACCTACCTGGCAGTGCGTGGAGGTTTCGATGTTCCAGAATATCTTGGAAGCCGCTCTACCTTTACGCTTGGGCAGTTCGGCGGTCATGCGGGACGTACGCTGATCTCAGGTGATGTGCTGCATATCGGTACCTTTACATCCGGTGATGCAGCAGATAAAGCAGTGATACCGCATCAACATTTTGAGAACAGGTGGGAGATAGGAGTGCTTTACGGACCTCATGGTGCACCGGATTTCTTTACGGATGAAGATATCAAGACCTTTTTTGAGACGGAATGGGAGATCCATTATAACTCCAACCGTACAGGTATACGTCTTATCGGTCCTAAGCCTGAATGGGCAAGGACAGATGGAGGAGAAGCAGGACTTCACCCTTCCAATATCCATGACAATGCCTATGCTATCGGCGCAGTAGACTTTACAGGAGACATGCCTGTCATCTTGGGACCGGATGGCCCAAGTTTGGGAGGATTTGTCTGTCCGGTAACGATCATTAATGCGGAGTTGTGGAAAATGGGCCAACTTCGTGCCGGAGACAGGGTGAAGTTCGTGCCTGTAGAACATGAGACTGCTAAAGAGATGATCCAAGCGCAGGATGATGCTATTTCAGCGCTTAAGACCTATGATGAGACAGCTTTTCTTTCACCTAAACCTATAGGCTCACCGATCATTTATGCTGATGATGGAGAAGAGAATCTTCCTTCGATCGTCGTTCGTCAGTCAGGTGACAGTAATATTCTTATCGAATATGGGGAGATGCAGCTGGACATTGAACTGCGGTTTCGAGTACATGTATTGATGGAGGCACTTAAAGAGGCGGCGATCGAAGGTGTGACAGACATTACACCGGGTATTCGTTCTTTACAGATTCACTTTGAACCAAAAGTGTGTGACAGAGCTGTTTTGATCGAGCGACTCAAAGAGATCGAACTGACACTCCCTTCGATCGATGATATCGAAGTGCCTGCGCGTATCGTACACTTGCCGCTTTCATGGGATGATGAATCCACCCGTGTTGCGATAGACAAATATATGAAAACGGTGCGTGCAGATGCCCCATGGTGCCCGAGCAATATCGAATTTATCCGTCGTATGAACGGCTTGAAGAATATCGAAGAGGTCAAAGAGATCGTTTTTGGTGCGAACTATCTTGTGATGGGGCTGGGAGATGTCTATTTGGGTGCACCTGTGGCCAC is from Sulfurovum sp. TSL1 and encodes:
- the uca gene encoding urea carboxylase, producing the protein MFTKILIANRGEIACRVIRTLKKMGIRSVVVYTAADADSLHVSMADESYYIGHGIASESYLDSKKILDIAKESGAQAIHPGYGFLSENAAFANACETEGIAFIGPRTEHMQKFGLKHTARQLAEENSVPLLPGSSILTDLEEAKREAKRIVYPVMLKSTAGGGGIGMQLCYDEEELCDAYESVKRLSENNFSDGGMFLEKYVASARHIEVQVFGDGKGFVATLGDRDCSVQRRNQKVIEETPAPGLTDETREALYEAAKKLTASVSYLSAGTVEFVYDTTTNAFYFLEVNTRLQVEHGITEEVTGVDLVEWMIRQAYGENPALYAYAHAPKGHAIQVRVYAEDPAKNFQPSSGVLTHVKFADDIRCDTFIETGLEVSAFYDPMIAKLVIKADNRVEALAKIVKAIDETSIDGIETNLRYLGAIVKSDVFKKGEQTTKYLNSFEYQPKSIDVLRPGTQTSIQDFPGRTGYWDIGVPPSGPFDNFSFRYANRIVGNDAAASGLEIAIAGPTLRFNADTTIALCGAQIDAFLDGEEIGMNEAVHVKAGSTLKLKKVHSQGFRTYLAVRGGFDVPEYLGSRSTFTLGQFGGHAGRTLISGDVLHIGTFTSGDAADKAVIPHQHFENRWEIGVLYGPHGAPDFFTDEDIKTFFETEWEIHYNSNRTGIRLIGPKPEWARTDGGEAGLHPSNIHDNAYAIGAVDFTGDMPVILGPDGPSLGGFVCPVTIINAELWKMGQLRAGDRVKFVPVEHETAKEMIQAQDDAISALKTYDETAFLSPKPIGSPIIYADDGEENLPSIVVRQSGDSNILIEYGEMQLDIELRFRVHVLMEALKEAAIEGVTDITPGIRSLQIHFEPKVCDRAVLIERLKEIELTLPSIDDIEVPARIVHLPLSWDDESTRVAIDKYMKTVRADAPWCPSNIEFIRRMNGLKNIEEVKEIVFGANYLVMGLGDVYLGAPVATPLDPRHRLVTTKYNPARTWTPENAVGIGGAYMCVYGMEGPGGYQFVGRTVQMWNRYRQTANFKDGKPWLLRFFDQIKFYEVSADELHQMREDFPRGRVELKVEETSFSLKAYKAFLEKNDASIKTFKKRQQDAFEEERQMWERTGLANFRTENTEIEKQTMEHIEIAENAEAVESPVQGSLWKVMAKLGDVVEEGGVLAIAESMKMEVDIEAPEHGKITQVLCSEGENVQAGKMLFVIEPL
- a CDS encoding urea amidolyase associated protein UAAP2, giving the protein MSKDIKNAVYNEKVAAGVPWSHVVKKGQTLRIIDLEGCQAVDTLFYNANDHEERYSANDTVREQGSIFVTTGTKLISTDDNVMMEITADTCGNHDTLGGHCSAESNTVRYAHDTKYMHSCRDNYLFEIGELEMDPRDLTNNINFFMNVPIEEDGYLIIVDGISKPGAYVDMKAEMDTLVLVSNCPQLNNPCNAFNPTPIQMVIWED
- a CDS encoding N-acyl homoserine lactonase family protein codes for the protein MTQVKKFWPILTGTHRYEKTLSTRGHGKGVIIDAPILAYLIETANGRILYDVGCDYNKIVDEVKRKHFYEHEGFPFGPPQMTEEQRLPNRLAELGLRTEDVDVVFCGHLHFDHAGGICEFCNAEVHVHEKELEAAREPADEAYFAEDLDCPINWRIYKGEYDLVPGVRAIETPGHTAGHMSMMIELPKGKPILLAGDAADLSENLEKEIAPGLCWQDNEAMAIESIRKLKELAYRSGAEIWPNHDMKYFESKNCFPQFFS
- a CDS encoding fatty acid desaturase, whose amino-acid sequence is MEKISNLFRSDDALVPNIVAWTYILGTYLFGFSALLADSILYNILGIVFLAHSMVIAAYFIHECAHDSLFKKSHHNHIFGEILLWITGASYSDYEAIKHKHVRHHMDRADIVSFDFRERLLQYPKTLKIIQALEYFYIPALELMMHALVIILPFVKKSRKHLRSRIITVLVLRIAFFAALASISPKVLLLYPIAYMIFLTIMRFMDVHQHTYDLYETLDQPSGDEVKQYDSAFEKRNTFSNVFSLKYPWLNLLVLNFSYHNVHHDKQMQPWYRLPKLHKKLYGKDETQVLSFVNLLKSYHRYRVQRVINSDATNIDVHKGRDFIGVDGVSFLTAH
- a CDS encoding ABC transporter ATP-binding protein, with amino-acid sequence MSLIHIKNLWKKYDDNVVLERITLDIKEGEFCTLVGPSGCGKSTFLKMLLGQETPTSGTFLLDGKPFPDEPGIERGIVFQRYSVFPHLTVLGNVMMAMELKASKFFGKFFGTKRKEAKESAMDMLRSVGLGDAADKYPSELSGGMQQRLSIAQSLVNKPKILLLDEPFGALDPGIRADMHALILDLWEKNNLTIVMVTHDLKESFYLGTRLLVFDKVRYEPQAPNMYGALITYDIPVGDTRETVLKEVEKSINE
- a CDS encoding urea amidolyase associated protein UAAP1; translation: MITTHKDLKPESILLDEVLPGGGRWSKIIKRGDKLRITTKDGLGSLSAMFYNADNTAERFNSADTVKLQHNAYFGKGRVLYSELGRVLFSITDETTGGLFDAIAGISNPRIVKERFGEGDFEHIRNRYYKSDRENFLVELGKYGMGKRDMIPAINFFRKVDVKEGSKLELSPQRAEPGSYIELRAEMNVLLVLSNTPHVMEEGEYNPSDVQLTLHKADPVTEDDLCMNFTPQSQRAFINNARYFA
- a CDS encoding ABC transporter permease is translated as MKRFMNLRPSRGATLFLGLLPFIIVAVFYLVASDMRLTENPNDKLLPSMASFSEAIDRMAFTPSKRTGEILFIGDTVSSLERLGLGVLISAVLAMLIGIPLGFIPFLRAGLSPFVAAFSMVPPMAVLPILFIVFGMGELAKVALIVIGVTPLLVRDMQQRVSEIPVEQLIKAQTLGGSSWTIVMRVVLPQVFPRLLDAVRITLGTAWIFLISAEAIAATEGLGYRIFLVRRYMSMDVILPYVAWITFLAFLFDFMLKKLTYKLFPWYTAGKEGS
- a CDS encoding putative urea ABC transporter substrate-binding protein encodes the protein MKHFFKSTSKFLVATTLIMSLSTSSLMAEVKDKFQVSWTIYVGWMPWDYAQQKGIVDKWAKKYDIEIDLIQVNDYIESINQYSAGKFDGCLMTNMDALTIPAAGGVDSTAVIMGDFSNGNDGILLKDKKSLADIKGQKVNLVELSVSHYLLARALESVNMSEKDITVVNTSDADMVSAWSSDEVTAMTTWNPQLSEITANNTNANLVYDSSKIPGEIIDMLVINTETLKDNPKLAKALTGAWFEVMALMKKGDEKALTFMAEASGTDLAGYKSQLDSTMMFYDASDAVKFADSPDLPETMKKVSEFSFDHGILGEGAPNAEFIGMEFPGGKTFGDTKNTKLRFTDTYVKMAAEGKL